TGCCCGAGGGTGAGGACCTGAGGCTCGCGCAGGCCGATGAGGAAGTGCGCCTGGTTCGTTTCCCGCTCGGCTTCGCTCCAAGTCGGTCAAACAACGCTGTCTATAGCGCTGATGGGAGAGTCGGGTTCGTGGCTTCGCTCTTTAACGACAGGCTTTTGAGCTTTGACACGACGACGGGCGAAATGTTGGGGAGCGTCCTCGTCGGAGTGGATCCCGGCGGGATCACCCTCAACGAGCAACCTGTGAAACGGATCATCGCGGTGAAAAACTTCACGAGTGACGACGTCACCATTGTGGATGCGACGGATCCGACCAACCTGCGCGTTCAGGCGACCTTCACCCCTCCCCCGGGAACGGATTTTTGGTTCAGCATTGGAAGGACGACCCTCAGCAGAGATGGGAAGATCGGGTTCATCGCTTCCGAGCGAAGGACGAACAAGCTCTACCTCTTCGACACGGAGACCGGCGCGCTCTTGAGCACGGTGACGGTCTCGGGGTACGAACCGGTAACGATGCCAGTGGTAGAAAACTCGGGACGGCGCTGGGTCGCTGTCGTCAGCGATTGGGACGGTTACATCACAATGGTGGACGTCACCTCGCCGAACGCTCCCTCTATCGTTTGGTCCCGTCAGTATTGTTTCGACAATGTATGTGACTTCGCGGATAATAACATCGTCTTCAACTCAGAGGGGACCATCGGATATGTCGCCCACTCGGGGAACACGGTCTTCAGTTTCCGTGTGAGCGACGGTTCGGTGATCAGCTCCTGGTATCTGGGAAGCGGACGGCGACCTCGGCTTCTCGCGTTCAACCAGCTAACGGGGACGCTTGTGGTGACGAATGCCGGAAATGGAACGGTCTCCATCCTGCGCGCGACCCAGGAAGGATCTTTGAGCGGTCAAGCGACTTTCACGCCGCCTGATGGCGCCGGGCTTCATCCCTTGAACAATCCGGTCTTAAGCCCTGACGGGGAGCTGGGCTTTGTAGCTTCTTCTCAAACCAATCGGCTTTACGCCTTTCGCACGTCGAATGGAACGCTTGTGACCTCTGTTCCTTTTCAGGGCCGATCCTACACGGTGGAAGCCTTTCGGGTTCCGGGCCGGAGATTCATCTCCGTAGTGAATACGGACTTCTCCCCCTCGGTGGCGATTGTAGACTATACGGAGGTGGAGAAGATCGCCCCCGCCGTGGAGTTTCGGCCCTATGGTGCTGCTTTCTCCACAGCCAACAACACGATCTTCTCCTCCGATGGGCGCACGGTCTTTGTCGCTTCGGCCTTCACGGATCTGCTCTTCGTGGTAGATGCCGAGACAGGGGATATTCTCGATGCCCTGGTTCCGGGAGACGGTCCTCGGCAATTGACCCTTTTCGATCAGGATGGGGTGCGTTGGCTCATCGTTGTGAATGCCAATGAAGGAACGCTCGCGGCGGTGGACGCTTCCAATCCCAGGGATTTGAAACTCGTGCGGAAGATCGTTCCCCCCTCGGGGACATCGTTCACCGCATTCACGAATGCAGTCATCTCTCCGGATGGCCAATTCATCTTCGTAGCCGATTACGGAGGCGACCGGGTTTTGGGCTTCGATGCGCTCTCGGGAACTTTGGTGAGTGGAGCGTTGATCGAACAAGGGCCCGTGCGCATCGCCTACAATGCCGTTTCTCGTCGGCTTGCGACGGTGAACGTCAAGCTCACCGCGACGCTCAAGGGGTTAACGGAAGTAGAGCTGAACGATTCGATTGCTCAAGCTCAGGTGATCTTTCCCAATGCTACCATAGAAGGGGATATCTATTGGGGGGGCGACGCGGACTTCTTCGCTTTCGACGCGAGGCGCGGCCAGCAACTCGTCATTGACCTGGATGGCCGCTCGCTCACGCCCCCGTCGCCGCTGGATCCGGTCGTCACCCTCTTTGACAGTCGCGGCCAGCAGCTCGCCGAAAATGACGATGCCGAGGGCTCAACCGACTCCCTGCTTCGATTCGTGATCCCAGCCGACGGGCGGTATTTCTTCCGCGTGCGCAGCGACGACGGCAGGGGCAGGCCGGATTACATCTACCGAGCCACGGTGACGCTCACCTGTCCACAGCCCACGGTCGCTCTCGTAGAGGTTGACCGCTTTGGGAATCTCTCGCGAAAGGGGACATTCGTGCCTCCGTGCGATTCGGATTTTTACCCTTGGCCGAACGTCACTTTTGGCCTCAGGGGAGACATAGGCTATGTGCCATCGTTTGCCAACCAGACCGTCTTTTCGTTCGATGCGGGAGGGAGGCTGATTGCCAGTCGGAGGCTCCCGGGCAACCCCTTGTCCCTTACGCTGAGTGGAGATGGCAGGCTCCTTGCCGTGTCTCTGGAGGAATCCGTCGCTGTCCTTCAAGTGAGCGAAGCTGGGGACTTCTCGTTACTCGCTGTCCTTCCCAGTCCCAGCTATATCGGATGGGATGACGTGGTCTTCAATGAGCGAGGGGACATCATCTATCTAGCTGCAAACGAGATCGAGCGGCGCGGACCCGTGAATTTCCTTGTGAATGGAGCGGTCGTCACCTATGACTTGGAAGGAAAGGAGCGGGACCGGGTGGCTACGGGGGAAGGAGCGCGTTCGCTTTCCCTGTCCTCGAGAGGACAGCTTGTGGCGGTCGCTGCGAGCAACCGACTCGCGCTGATTGATCCGAAGATTCGATGAACCGAACGGCAGTGACGGGGAGATGCGAAAGGTTCTTGGAATCGAAAACGTCAGCCGGGTTCTGTGAGGGGATAACGCCATGACGCCCGAAGAATATTGGAACCAAGATCCAAAGCATCAGGATCAAAAATTCTACACGGCGTTTTGCCTTCTTGAATCGGCTTGCGGAGATTATGCGATAGGTGTTGACCTCTATCTCCAACGGAAGCTCAACTGGGCCTGTACGGTTTTCTACTATTCTCTGGTTCATGCGGCGCGGCTGCTGTGTTTTCTGGCTGAGGGTGATTTCCCTACAGGTCACAGTGCGCTGGGAGATCTGTTCACAAGAGGGAATGTTAGAGGACGAACTTGGCTCCAAGGAGATATCGGGCGGTATCTTCAAGAGACGGAAGGTGTAAGACTCTCGCTATCACAGTTCGCGCTCGATAACCTCGTTGCGTGCTTTTCTGGTGAGAACACAATAAATCAATGCCCTGATGACCTGCGAAGAAGATTCCAGCGATGGGGGCACCTCCTTTCAAAGGCAAGGGATCTCCGCAATGACAGCAATTACGAAGGCCTTCTCATCGCTCATGAGTTCAATCATCAAAGAGTAACTCGCAATTTCTTCAGGCTGGCTTCGGTCTTGGGCAAAGCCGCTGAGATCGTATTGCCTGAAGCCATCGCGCTCTTTAAGCTCTTCATTGATAGTCACCCGAGGAGAGAACATTGGTATGCTTTCCTCAATTGGGCCGCTCAACGTGAAGGTATCTATTACCTTGAGGACTCGCTTCGATACAAACTTACAGGTGATGTGTATCAAATGTTTGAGTTTGAAGAGATACGCAATTTGAATGGCGGAAACTGGTTGCGACATCGGCGCAATCTTGACGTGCAATCCGGGCGCTGTATCGTTGATCGAGTCCTGCAATGGCTCGGCGAATTACGAAGAGAGCCAAACGCGAATTCTGATCTTGCGCAACAAGTTCACCATAACATTGTTATGGGCGTTTTCGGAGCCAAAAGTCAATTGATGCATCAGTTCGGGTCTAAAATTGATAAATTAGAAAGAGAAATCCGTGGCTTGGCTCCAGGAGGGGGGTGTTCATGATGAAGCCCGCTTTGAACACGGTGCCCGATTGTTGGCTGGACGCATCGAGAGAGGGGAAATGGAACGCATCCGCAACCAGAAGGCATGAATTGAGTGTCGTTCGACCTCACCCGATGGGGGAAGCGATTCGACCGGTGGCGATACACCTATGGTTATGCACAGCATTCGCTTGATCAATGTTGACGCATCCGAAGCCCATCCTTCCGGAGATCCCAAACCGTCCAGGCACGACGAGATTCTCGTTAGACTACCTCATACATGCAGTGGGATTTTCCCTCCGACGGACGAGCCTATCCCGAACATTGGTTTCAGAGAAAGCCGGAAACAACTGAAGAGAGGCGAGGAGAAAGATCGCGGGTGGCTCTTCAGTAGCTGAAGCGCAAGTTGCCACCGTGCGCTTCACCATTTTCTGCAGGAGGGAGGAACCATGAACGGCAAGGGAAACTTGATCCTCGATTTCGTTAACGTCTATGGGGATCGGCCTGATGATCGGGTAGACATTTTGCTCAAGGCGGTCGGCGCCAAGGTATACATCCGCGATAAGCGGACATCGGCTCCGGTGAGGATCTCGAATTTGGACATCTCCCAAGGAGGGATTTACAGCGTCCAGGTGTTCCCCTTGCGGCATCGCCCCGTCGGCCGATTCGTTCGAGTCATCGAAGGCAAGGGGGTGCGACAAGCCTTCATCTTGCCGATTGATCCAAAGCACGTCGAGAAAGTCGAGTTTCCTGCCTATGATGATCTGCCCGAGGATCTCAAACGGGTTCTGGAAAACTCTCAGGTTGAAGGCTACGAGGATGCTCGGGGAGCCATCCTCTATCACGCGCTCGATGATATTCGCAAGGCAGGTCTTTTGAACCTCTATTGGAAGATGAAAGCCACGAGGTTTGAAAATGGACGCGATGTGTTTTCGTACGTTTCTTCGCTCCATCGCCTTCGCGGAGATCGCTTCTTCGCTCGCGTGGAAAAAGAGCTGCGCGATCAGGTGAAGAATAGCGTTCACGATCATCTTTTTCAGGAGGTATCCGGCATCATGCATACGCCACCTCCAGGATCCAAGTTGATTGATAGCTTCAAGACACAGGATCGGTACGGCAATCTTCAACTGACGTTCTTCAACAGGCCCGAGACGCTGGAGTTCATTGTGGACAGTGATATTGACGACGCGCAGGGGATCGGTCACATCTTTCAAGTCCTCAGTCATGCGCTGACCGGCTCGGAGACGCATCCCTACGATATCCACCAAATCCTCGTCGAGCATCAAAAGATTGATCCCCACTATCGGCTTGTGGTGTGAGCAACGGGGAGAGGAGTTACCCGGGGACCGGTCGTTCTTCCTGGCGATGGGGATCCCGGCAGCAGTGGGAGTGAGTAAGCAGCGTATAGTGCGACCTGAACTCCGGTACCCCAGAGGGAACAGTTACCGGCCCGCCTCCGCAATCCCATGGTGGCTCAGGAGTTCCAGAGTGAAAAGAATCATGAAGCTATTGCGAACGATGCTGGTTGCCGGGGGATCTGGAATTCGTAGCTTTGAGGCAGCCAACAAGGGGTCATTTGTATGTCTTCTCAGTTCTGGGGAGGACCACTGCTATCTCACACTTAAATGGCTTGCGTGGTCAAGGGAGAAAATTATGATAGCGTCCCACGCGTTTACGGAAAGCACCCTTGAACTTACTTCTTTTGATGGGCAATACATCCCCCCGCAGGGGATCCTCTCCCATTTCCTCAATTGCTCGACTCAGCCGTTCCTGATGGTCCCTCGGCAGGCGCCGAAGCTGCTTAGCCGCTTCCCTAGAAATCTACAGTCCCAACTCACGCTTGAGCTGCCTGAAGCCTCTCTCCACAATCTTTTCTTCCTCTGGAGTTACGGTGTCACCGAGCCCTCTGCGCTTAATGACCACAGTGCCCTTATAGCTGCTCACATCAACAAAATCTCCCCCTCGAAGGCCCAACTTTTGCAGATCTCTTTTGGAATCACCACCCGGCGGCGTTGACTAAGCCTACTAAGGTATGTTTCCCTTGCTGACCCTCACAGATTAGCAAATTTAGCCAATGAAGACGGAACTTGTCTCCTTGAGCACTCCCGCGCCGAAAGGTTCTCCGAGTTTTGCCAGGCCGATGAACACCCATACGGTGACGGGGGCACAGTGTAATCTGCGTGCCTCAGGCTGATCGGGGGCAGGCACAGAATGCCTCCTCCGGGCTGCCAGAAAGATAAACCCATCGGGGCGCACGTTGATTTCAAAGGGAAATGACATATAGGCCATGTCGCCTTCCCGCGCGGGACAGGGAGTGGGTTGCTTTCTGCTCCCCGGGGGAATTTACAACCCCTGCCGCGAACGGTATATTTAGTCACTGTTTCAAGGTGAGTGTTGAAGGACGAGTTATGACAAACGCACTTGATGTCCAGGAGCGTCTCGTGACGCTGGAAGACCTGATGACGGACGAGGTGGCACTGGCTTATGTGGAAGCCGCCGATGCCGTTCTGGAAGCCATCGGTTATACCGAACATGGCGTGCGTCATGCCAAGAAGACGGGCAAGTGGGCGCGGGAGATTCTGACCCGCCTGGGCTATGAGCCGCCGCTGCCGGAACTGGCGGCCCTGGCCGGATTTCTTCATGATGCGGGCAATGTGGTCAATCGCAACGTCCATGCTCAGTCGGGAGCGCTCATGGCCATGCACATTCTCACGCGACTGGGCCTGCCGCCGCGTCACATCGGTCTGGTCATGGCGGCCATCGGCCATCACGATGAATCCGACGGAATGCCCGTCAGCCCCGTGAGCGCCGCCGTCATCATCGCCGATAAGGCCGATGTCCATCGCTCGCGAGTGCGATTGACCGATCCCGCGCAGTTCGACATTCACGATCGAATCAATTACGCCGTCACCCGCAGCACGCTCAATGTGGATCCGGCCTCGCGCGTCATCACGCTGGAACTCGAAGTGGATACGAGCATCGGCAGCGTCATGGAATTTTTCGAGATCTTCGCCGAGCGCATGATTCTCAGCCGCAAAGCCGCGGAGTTCCTCGGCTGCCAATTTTGCCTTGTCGCCAATCACGTCGAACTCTACGGGGCGAGAAAAAAGAGTTGAGGAAGGTTCTTCCCCCTCACAGGTCCGAGCCGGAATCAGGTTCCATGAAGGTGCGCTACGGAGATCGAGAGTACGAATATCACGAGCGCATGACGGCGCGGCAACTTCTGGACCGGCTGGGAGTCCTGCCGGAGACCGTCGTCGTCGTGAAGAACGAAGAAATCGTCACCGAGGATGAAATGCTCGAGGTCGGAGATGAGATCGAGCTGGTGCGCGTTGTCTCGGGAGGCTGAAGGGAAGATCGCCTCATCCGCCGGAGTCGGCCCATGAAGTGCCGGAAATGCGCCAATAAAGCGATGACCTACATGCCCGAGCACAAGCTCGCTCTGTGCCGGGAGTGTTACTCCCCGTGGTTTCTCGACTACATGGAGCGGACGATCAAAAAGTTCAAGATGTTCACCCGGCGAGATCGCCTCCTGGTGGCCGTTTCCGGAGGCAAAGATAGCCTCGCCCTCTGGCACGCGCTCACGGCGCTGGGGTATGAAGCGGATGGGTTTTACATTGACCTGGGCATCGAAGGCCAGAATCACTATTCGGCCCTCTCGCGGCGGGCCTGCGAGATGATGTCCGAGAAACTCGGCCGTCGGCTCCACGTCGTGAGCGTTCGGGAAGCAGTGGGCGCACCGATTCCCGACATTCAACAGATCACGGCGCGGCAGGCGTGTTCGGCCTGCGGGTTGATCAAACGGTACACCATGAATCGCTACTCGCTCGACGCCGGCTATGATGTGATCGCCACCGGTCATAACCTCGACGATGAAGTCGCCGTCCTCTTCGCCAACGTCCTGCACTGGAATCGCGCCGCTCTCGCCCGCCAGTATCCCGTTCTCGATGAGCGCGAGGGGCTGAAGAAGAAGGTGAAACCCCTCGTTTACTTCACCGAGAAGCAGACCACCACCTATGCTCTGGCCAACAAGATTCCCTACATTCGCGACGAGTGTCCCTACGCCGTGGGAGCGACGACGCTCTATTACAAGGATGTGATCGCTCAACTGGAGCATCGCGCGCCGGGAACCAAGCGCCGATTCCTCGATGGATTCTTCGCTCTGCGCGACCTGTTCGCCGAGCCGGAGCCGGTGACGCTCACCGCCTGTTCGGTGTGCGGTCAGCCGACCACCGGCACTGTCTGCGCCTATTGTCGCCTCGTTG
The nucleotide sequence above comes from Blastocatellia bacterium. Encoded proteins:
- a CDS encoding pre-peptidase C-terminal domain-containing protein, encoding MSWVILHKSRYGGIIGLLILVGLFPQPSSVGQKADVLRVGPEAWTKKEELLVDLPEGEDLRLAQADEEVRLVRFPLGFAPSRSNNAVYSADGRVGFVASLFNDRLLSFDTTTGEMLGSVLVGVDPGGITLNEQPVKRIIAVKNFTSDDVTIVDATDPTNLRVQATFTPPPGTDFWFSIGRTTLSRDGKIGFIASERRTNKLYLFDTETGALLSTVTVSGYEPVTMPVVENSGRRWVAVVSDWDGYITMVDVTSPNAPSIVWSRQYCFDNVCDFADNNIVFNSEGTIGYVAHSGNTVFSFRVSDGSVISSWYLGSGRRPRLLAFNQLTGTLVVTNAGNGTVSILRATQEGSLSGQATFTPPDGAGLHPLNNPVLSPDGELGFVASSQTNRLYAFRTSNGTLVTSVPFQGRSYTVEAFRVPGRRFISVVNTDFSPSVAIVDYTEVEKIAPAVEFRPYGAAFSTANNTIFSSDGRTVFVASAFTDLLFVVDAETGDILDALVPGDGPRQLTLFDQDGVRWLIVVNANEGTLAAVDASNPRDLKLVRKIVPPSGTSFTAFTNAVISPDGQFIFVADYGGDRVLGFDALSGTLVSGALIEQGPVRIAYNAVSRRLATVNVKLTATLKGLTEVELNDSIAQAQVIFPNATIEGDIYWGGDADFFAFDARRGQQLVIDLDGRSLTPPSPLDPVVTLFDSRGQQLAENDDAEGSTDSLLRFVIPADGRYFFRVRSDDGRGRPDYIYRATVTLTCPQPTVALVEVDRFGNLSRKGTFVPPCDSDFYPWPNVTFGLRGDIGYVPSFANQTVFSFDAGGRLIASRRLPGNPLSLTLSGDGRLLAVSLEESVAVLQVSEAGDFSLLAVLPSPSYIGWDDVVFNERGDIIYLAANEIERRGPVNFLVNGAVVTYDLEGKERDRVATGEGARSLSLSSRGQLVAVAASNRLALIDPKIR
- a CDS encoding HD domain-containing protein: MTNALDVQERLVTLEDLMTDEVALAYVEAADAVLEAIGYTEHGVRHAKKTGKWAREILTRLGYEPPLPELAALAGFLHDAGNVVNRNVHAQSGALMAMHILTRLGLPPRHIGLVMAAIGHHDESDGMPVSPVSAAVIIADKADVHRSRVRLTDPAQFDIHDRINYAVTRSTLNVDPASRVITLELEVDTSIGSVMEFFEIFAERMILSRKAAEFLGCQFCLVANHVELYGARKKS
- a CDS encoding ATP-binding protein, producing MKCRKCANKAMTYMPEHKLALCRECYSPWFLDYMERTIKKFKMFTRRDRLLVAVSGGKDSLALWHALTALGYEADGFYIDLGIEGQNHYSALSRRACEMMSEKLGRRLHVVSVREAVGAPIPDIQQITARQACSACGLIKRYTMNRYSLDAGYDVIATGHNLDDEVAVLFANVLHWNRAALARQYPVLDEREGLKKKVKPLVYFTEKQTTTYALANKIPYIRDECPYAVGATTLYYKDVIAQLEHRAPGTKRRFLDGFFALRDLFAEPEPVTLTACSVCGQPTTGTVCAYCRLVDHVHRRLFHPLPESLPQPTEV
- a CDS encoding MoaD/ThiS family protein, whose translation is MKVRYGDREYEYHERMTARQLLDRLGVLPETVVVVKNEEIVTEDEMLEVGDEIELVRVVSGG